The Eubacterium maltosivorans genome includes the window GGCCTGCACCCACGCGCCTCTCGAAGAGGATATCGGCCGCGAAAAAATTCCAAACATGCTCAGAAAGCGTGTCGGTAAAGGCCTGAGTGTTGACGTCGTAGCTGGGAATGATTTTCCCCAGGACCTGACGCCTTATGACTTGGTGATTCACTGCGGCGGCTGTATGTTTAACCGCAAGCACGTACTCTCAAGAGTTGAACGTGCCCGAAGCCAGGGGGTGCCTATGTGCAACTACGGCGTCACCATCGCCCACCTTTCAGGTATTCTGGATAAAATCGACCTGGTATAAACAAAGGAGACAACGCGAATGCGCTGTCTCCTTTGTTTTCTGCTTAACTTTTCTTTTTAACAAGTTCTAAAAAATCATTCTCTTCAAGAGGCCTGGAGTAATAGTAGCCCTGTATGTAGTCCGCTCCGCAGCGAATCATACAGTTCAGGTCTTCTTCTGTTTCGACCCTCTCGGCAACGACCTTAACATCTTTTATTTTGATCATCTCAACCATTTTCCGAACAAACTCAAATTGTTCCTGATTCTGCTGTACCTGCTGCACCAGATGATGATCCAGCTTGACAAAGGCAAAAGGAACCTGGGAAAAATAGGAAATATTGCCCTCGCCCGAACCAAAATTGTCCATAACAATGCAAATTCCGGCTGCATGCATCTGGTTCAGGACATCAATGGCTGCCGGAAAAGACTGCAGCAGCAAGGCTTCTGTGATTTCCACACAAATCTGATCCGGCGTAATACCGGATTCATGGATAATATTCAGGGTTTTCTTTCCATAATTCTGATCCACCAGCTGCTGTACCGACAGATTGACCGTAATATTTTCAATGCTTGTTCCCTGGCTTGACAAAAACTTCATGGTTTTGCAGGCCCTTCTCAATACCAGTTCTCCGACCTCTGTTACCAGATTATTCTTTTCAGCCACCCGTATGGCCTCATAAGGCGGAATGTACTGTCCATTTTCATCCTGAAGACGCATCAGAGCTTCAGCTGTGGTATAGCATTTCTTTCTGTAATCATAAACCGGCTGATACCAAACGTCAAAATTCTGAAGCTCGATCTGTTTGTTTAGCAGCTCGAGAATTTTACTCTCACGTTCCACATCATTGAGTACAGTCTGGTTATAAACAACGACGCTTTCTTCACTGAATTTTTTCGCAAAGCTCAGCGCTTGCCAGAGCCTCCTCACCAGTTCCTCAGCATTATCACCATGTTCAGGATAACGGCAGATACCAACCTTGTATTTAAGCTGAAAGCTGGCAGCGCCAACAGTTATCTCTGAATCCATCAGCTTTTGCAGTTCCAGCTGAATTCCATCATCACCATCCTGCATAGCATTTATGCCCATAAAACGGTCGCCGTAGACATGATAGATCTGATCTCCAAAAATCTTTTGGAGGCCACTGCTAATGCTCAAAAGAATCTCATTCCCGGTTTCAATCGAAAAAATCCGATTGTATTTTCCAAAATTTGCCACGTCGAGCATATAGATTGTAAAAGGTTCCTTTTTTCGAATAAAGCGAAGAATATCCTGATAGCCCTTCGGAAAATTCGCCAAATTCAGATGAAAGTCCATAAAAGCAGCTTTTTCAAGTTTTTCACAATAGCTTAACAGAGTATCAGACAGGGCGTTTAAATCTTCATCATTATAATGTCCAAAATCAAGTCCTTCTTCACCTTCAAATATACGCTGGCATCGTTCTTTCATCTCCCGCACCGGGCGTTTCATCCGGCTGTAAAAATAATAAAGCACAAAACCAAAAATACCCAGTAAAATAATGGTCAAAACAATCTGATAGGCCGAGTACTTCAAAATCGTTTGGAAGATTACTCGGCTGCTTACAGAGGTCATAAGCGCCATAGGATACTGATCGTCCCTGGCCACAAAGCCGATCATTTTTTGCCCATCCGAGTCGGCATAGGTAAAGGAATCGTATGTATTTTCGGTTTCGATTATTCCTTCCAAAAGTCCAGAACAGTTGACCACTTCTTCGTTGGCATCGCTGAGACTGAGATCCCCTTTTGTTGCTACCGGCATCCAGCTGTCACTGTCAAACAGAATCGTGCTCCGCTCATTTTCGCTGTCGGGCAGACTGATAAAATCATTATCATAATACAAGCTGATGCAACCAAGGTACTCGCCGTCTGCAGACCAGACCGGAGCACATACCTCTACCACAGCTTCATCTTTATAAGTGGTAAAATCTACCCGGTATGAGACTCCCTGAAAATAATCCGGCGTGTTATCCATTGTACTGCTATCCAGCTCGTCAATAACCTGAAGCGCTGTATTTTTAAGATAAATCCGATTATCTTTTCCCAGAATACGCATACCGACATAGTTTGGCATCAGCTTCACAGCCTCTTCGACCACATGGATCGCTTCCTTTTCTCTATCGCCTCCATCAGCGATACCCTCCCCACCTTCCAGCAGTGTACTGATACTGGCACTGGTGCTGAGATAAAGGGTTTCATCACCCAGGTTGTCAATGGTATCTGCAAGCATCGCCTCTGCGGTTTCTGTTTGGTGTCGGAGGTTATTTCGATAAATATCCAAGTTGAAAAAATACGTTAAAATCATGGACCCAATCAACATCGCCACAAATACGAGAATTAAGATTCGCAGAAGTGTAAAATAAAAAAGGTTATCTTTCTCCTCTTTTGGAGAGCTTTTCCGTAAAATTTGACGTTTCATTTTATATCCTTAAAACCTTCTACTTTGGGGGTATGTTTTATTGTACCATATGGCTATACTTCTGTCTACCACAGAAAACGGTATGAAATATTTTCATTCAACAAAATCCGCATATTATAGGCATTTCAAGCATAAAAAAACATTCCGGAAAATTTGCCGGAATGTTTAAGATTTTTCAAGACTCTTTTTTCTTACTTTTTTTGTCATCCTTGGTATCATCTGAACGGCCGAGCATTTTATCAAAAAGACGTTCCAGGATGTCTTTCTTTTTACCTTTGCCTTCAAATTCCTTGGTACGGCGGTTTATTTTATTGGCCATACCCTTTGCAATCTGGATAGTTTCAGCGTTCTCATCAGGCAACAAAGCGTTCCATTCTCTAAAAAGCTTGCCATTGACTGTCATGGCCTCATAGTTGATCGCCAGCACACGGTAAACGTGATGTCCATTGTCATGCTCTTTCACCTTGGCTCTGGCGCGGTTCCAGGAATGATAGCGGCCCATCATATAAGCCTGATCCTCACTGATAATGGAGCAATAAGGTTTATTCGTTGCTCTCAAACGGAAAGAATTTGGTGCAATAAGCACAAATATTACCGCAGTGACTGCAAAGAACGCCCCAAAGGCTACAGCCAGCATCTTGCTTTCCTCACTCAAAAGGAAAAACAGGATGACCGATAAAACAATGATAATCGCCAGCAGTATAAAAAACTTCTTTTTACTGGCTTTTTTTTGGATTGCATTGAGCTCGCCAATAAAGCTTTCATATAAAGCGTCATCGTATTCCCAACGGATTTTTTCTGCATCGCTTTTTATAAAATTTTCAAATGCCTTGTAGCGTTTGAAATAAAACAAGGCAAAAATAATGCCGCCGGCGATCAGGATAATTCCAAAATAATTGCAATAAAACTGGTATGGGCCGATATCCGCCACCATACCAGGTACAAAGACCACCAGGACGCCCAAAACGGATGCGACCAAAGATAAAATAATGTTCAGCTTTAATGGATTTTGAATGTCATTCATACTTTTTCCAACCTTTTTAAATTTTTATGCACACCTGTCCTTATAAAGCTTTAAAGGTTTCTCGAACTTCATTGATCTTGCCGCAGCTCATTGCGCCTTCAGGGCAAGGGCCTTCCACACAACGCGGACCGGCATTTTTAAATAAGATCGGTGCAACCTTGCGGCATTCCACCAGCATGGCGATGGCACAGGCGCGGATTTCCCACTGGGCACGCATGCAGCAACGCTGGTTAAAGAAATGCAGCAGCTCACGGACATTCATAGTGACCACAATTTTTGTTTCACAGGCATTCGGCAATACAAAACGGGCATCCTCGATTCCCTGTTTTTCTGCCATGTTCGCAGCCTGTTTTTCAGACTTTCCCTCTGCCATCAATTCCTGCTTATGCTTTTCAATGAGCTTTTCAGCAATCACATCATAGGAATGCTGGGCATTTTCCATCGCGCGGATATACTCTTCCTTTGCCTCTGGAATATTCGCAATCTCATAAGGCACAATGTAATTAAACTGTCCCTCTGTAACATAGCGCTGAGATTTCTGGCTAAAGCTTGCCATCCGGTGTCGTACCAGCTGGTGAGTCAGGGCGCGGCTCACACCTTCAATTGCAAAGGTAAAACTGGCGTGTTCAATGGGGGATGCGTGTCCCATATCCATCAGGCGGTTTAAAAATTTATCTACATTTTCCGGGGTCAGATCCTCCATAATTTCCGCGGCGCCAGCGTGGGAATAACAGAGTTTAGCAGCAGCAGCCACAAGCTTTTCCGGTTCGGGGGTATGCTCGATTAACGTAACACTGAGTTTGGTTTCCATTGTTTTCTCTCCTTTGTTATGAGCGTAATGATTTTGTCCTGAACAGACAATGCTATTATTATACCATTTATGAGACTTCCCGCAAATCGAAATATGAATATAAATTTCATAAGTTAAGATAAATTTTTATATCCACAAATTATTCCCTTTTCCCGCCAACTATTTATTAACCCCAGATGGCTGAAAACGTGTATAATAATAAAAGATTTGGAGGTAGCATCATGTTTAAAGGACAAAAGATTACGCCGGAACACAATAAAGTATACCGCTACGAAACCGGCGAACGACATAAATATTTAGGGCATTTCTACACCCTTTCTGTTATGCAGACAACCGCAGAGCCCAACGTCCGTATACAGGGCGAAAATATGATCATGGAGGTCAACGACCCAGGCAACCGCAAGCAAAAAGAGCTGGCTCTGGATATGTGGTACCGCGAACAGGCCCGCGAGGTTTTTGTTCCCATTCTGGCCGAAGCCATCGTAAAGGCAGCAAAATATTGTCTTCAGATGCCACAGCTCAGAATTTACCGCATGCTGGATCGCTGGGGTTCCTGTTCGCCTAAAAGCAAAATTCTAATCTTAAACCTGGAGCTTATCAAGGTGCCTGTTCCCTGCATTGAATATATTGCCCTGCATGAGATGATTCATTTTAAATATCCCAGCCATGACTTTGGCTTTAACTCCGCACTTGGCAATCTGATGCCAGACTGGAAGCAGCGTGAAGATTTTCTGAATACCTATTATCCAATTTAAGAAAAAAGGAGGCGCCGTTCATCTGAACGGCGCCTCCTTTTCCAGTTACTGCAAAGCTTATTTAAAATCTACCCCCTGGGGCATAATAGCGATCTTGACACCGGTCATCGCAATGTTGGTTTCCATCGCCTCGGTGGCGTGATCCAGATCAAATTTATCCGTTACCAAAAGCTCTACCGGAATGTTCATTTCGGCGGCCTTCTTAAAGAAGCCCAATGTCGTGATGTACTCGTTGGCACCGTAAACCCAGGATCCAACAAGGTTAATTTCCTTATTACACAGGTCGAAGTGTGGGTTGATGGTACAGTCGCCGTTATCGACAAAGAATCCCATTTCACAGAAGCCGCCGCCACGACGTACATATTTAAAGGCGTCAGCCGCCGCTGCCGGAGATCCGGTGCACTGGAATACAAAATCTGCGCCAAAGCCGCCAGTAAGGGCAACGACCTTTTCAACACGTTCTCCGATGGTGGTTAATTCTCTAAAGTTAATGACCTCAGTAGCGCCCATCTTCTTAGCCAGTTCCAGCCGTCTGTCAACGCCGTCGACCGCAATGATGTTGACTGTGCCCGCTGCGCTTAACACCGCGATCATCATCAGCCCAATAGGACCGCAGCCCTGAACTAAAACCGTTGACGCCATATCAATCAGGTTAAGCTTTTTCGCCCGCTGCAATGCGTGAACGGCTACCGCTGCCGGTTCAATCAGCATTCTCTGATCAACGTTAAATTCATTGACAACAAAAATCGAAGAATCCTTGCGCACCAAAATATGCTCTGCAAACCATCCGTCTAAATGCACATCATCATCGGGAATCAGCCCGTATACACCCAAATTTTCACAAAGATTGGGCACTTCTGGAAAACGGCGGCAGTAACCGCAGTCTCCGCATAAAAGCACAGAGGTAACCACTTTATCTCCGACTTTGATCGGGTCGCCCTTTGTATCGATCTTAACATTTTTCCCAATCATAACGACTTCACCGGTTCCTTCATGGCCGAGGGTGACTGGCGTTATGCCAAACGGATCCCCCTTGTACTCATGCACGTCCGTTCCGCAGATACCGCAACCTTCAACTTTAACTAAAATTTCATCGTCACCAATGCTTTCTGGTAAGGCAAATTCCTTAATTTCTACCTTTTTAGGTCCCATTAGCATTGCGTTTCTTGTCGTTGCCATAATTCTTCCCTCCTTGATTAAAATAATGATGACGTTTAACACCGCCTTTAAATTCATTATATAATTTTTCAAGTCTAAAGCAAGTGACACTTTCCCCGGAATGTCACATATGTGACATTCCGGGGAAAGTGTCAAATCTCTTGCTCAAGGAAATTATCTTAATTCAATTCTGAAAGCAGACCCTTCAGGCGCTCTGGCATGGCTTCGACCAAAAGGCGGGCCATACCTGCCGGGTCAGTCTTAAGCTTGCCACAGACAAATTCAACCGTCATCTCCATTGAGCCTCGGCAGTACATTTCCAGCAAAAAAGCAATATCTGGCTCCAGCGATTTTCCCGTTTTTCGGGTAATGACAGCTTCATACATTTTGTAGATCAGATCCATATCGTATTCAAAGAGAGAATTGCAGCTACTGGATTGAAAAGCTGCCCGAAAAAAGACAATATCCTTTAAAATCAGCGTATATTTTTGAGTCAGCCCATCAATGAGCGTCATGCTGACCCCCATCTGACGGACAGTATTTTTTGCCAGCTTCTCAAAATACCAGTTTACAAGATCGTATTTATCAATAAAATGACGATAAAAGGTTTGACGCGTCAAGCCGCAGTTATCTGTTATTTCCCGTACCGTTATTTTATCCAGGGGCTTTACCGCTGCCAATTCCTTGATGGATTTCGCAAAACGGAGACAGGTTTTCTCATTCACATTCATCCCAGCACCTCGCAGCTTTATTTATTTTATTATACATCATGTTTCTAGTTTTATACATATAATATTCTTTTGATAACTAATAAATTTTACGAATTCTTATCACGCCCGCAGCAGCTTTTTT containing:
- a CDS encoding EAL domain-containing protein; the protein is MLADTIDNLGDETLYLSTSASISTLLEGGEGIADGGDREKEAIHVVEEAVKLMPNYVGMRILGKDNRIYLKNTALQVIDELDSSTMDNTPDYFQGVSYRVDFTTYKDEAVVEVCAPVWSADGEYLGCISLYYDNDFISLPDSENERSTILFDSDSWMPVATKGDLSLSDANEEVVNCSGLLEGIIETENTYDSFTYADSDGQKMIGFVARDDQYPMALMTSVSSRVIFQTILKYSAYQIVLTIILLGIFGFVLYYFYSRMKRPVREMKERCQRIFEGEEGLDFGHYNDEDLNALSDTLLSYCEKLEKAAFMDFHLNLANFPKGYQDILRFIRKKEPFTIYMLDVANFGKYNRIFSIETGNEILLSISSGLQKIFGDQIYHVYGDRFMGINAMQDGDDGIQLELQKLMDSEITVGAASFQLKYKVGICRYPEHGDNAEELVRRLWQALSFAKKFSEESVVVYNQTVLNDVERESKILELLNKQIELQNFDVWYQPVYDYRKKCYTTAEALMRLQDENGQYIPPYEAIRVAEKNNLVTEVGELVLRRACKTMKFLSSQGTSIENITVNLSVQQLVDQNYGKKTLNIIHESGITPDQICVEITEALLLQSFPAAIDVLNQMHAAGICIVMDNFGSGEGNISYFSQVPFAFVKLDHHLVQQVQQNQEQFEFVRKMVEMIKIKDVKVVAERVETEEDLNCMIRCGADYIQGYYYSRPLEENDFLELVKKKS
- the thyX gene encoding FAD-dependent thymidylate synthase; its protein translation is METKLSVTLIEHTPEPEKLVAAAAKLCYSHAGAAEIMEDLTPENVDKFLNRLMDMGHASPIEHASFTFAIEGVSRALTHQLVRHRMASFSQKSQRYVTEGQFNYIVPYEIANIPEAKEEYIRAMENAQHSYDVIAEKLIEKHKQELMAEGKSEKQAANMAEKQGIEDARFVLPNACETKIVVTMNVRELLHFFNQRCCMRAQWEIRACAIAMLVECRKVAPILFKNAGPRCVEGPCPEGAMSCGKINEVRETFKAL
- a CDS encoding M48 family metallopeptidase; this encodes MFKGQKITPEHNKVYRYETGERHKYLGHFYTLSVMQTTAEPNVRIQGENMIMEVNDPGNRKQKELALDMWYREQAREVFVPILAEAIVKAAKYCLQMPQLRIYRMLDRWGSCSPKSKILILNLELIKVPVPCIEYIALHEMIHFKYPSHDFGFNSALGNLMPDWKQREDFLNTYYPI
- a CDS encoding zinc-dependent alcohol dehydrogenase; the protein is MATTRNAMLMGPKKVEIKEFALPESIGDDEILVKVEGCGICGTDVHEYKGDPFGITPVTLGHEGTGEVVMIGKNVKIDTKGDPIKVGDKVVTSVLLCGDCGYCRRFPEVPNLCENLGVYGLIPDDDVHLDGWFAEHILVRKDSSIFVVNEFNVDQRMLIEPAAVAVHALQRAKKLNLIDMASTVLVQGCGPIGLMMIAVLSAAGTVNIIAVDGVDRRLELAKKMGATEVINFRELTTIGERVEKVVALTGGFGADFVFQCTGSPAAAADAFKYVRRGGGFCEMGFFVDNGDCTINPHFDLCNKEINLVGSWVYGANEYITTLGFFKKAAEMNIPVELLVTDKFDLDHATEAMETNIAMTGVKIAIMPQGVDFK
- a CDS encoding TetR family transcriptional regulator, whose translation is MNVNEKTCLRFAKSIKELAAVKPLDKITVREITDNCGLTRQTFYRHFIDKYDLVNWYFEKLAKNTVRQMGVSMTLIDGLTQKYTLILKDIVFFRAAFQSSSCNSLFEYDMDLIYKMYEAVITRKTGKSLEPDIAFLLEMYCRGSMEMTVEFVCGKLKTDPAGMARLLVEAMPERLKGLLSELN